The nucleotide sequence GGACATCCCCGGGTCGGCGCCCCAGCGCTCGTAGTCCTTGGGGTTGCCGCGCTGGAAGATCATCCCGTTGATCGAGCTCGACCCGCCGAGGACCTTGCCGCGCGCGTGGTAGATCCGCCGGCCGTTCATGTGCGGCTCGGGCTCCGACTCGTACTTCCAGTCGTAGAACCGGCTGCCGATGGGGAAGGGCAGCGCGGCCGGCATGTGGATGAACGGGTCGAGCTTGAGGTCGTTGCGGCCGGCCTCGAGGACGAGCACGCTCGTGCCGGGGTCGGCCGAGAGGCGGTTGGCGAGGACGGACCCGGCGCTGCCACCGCCGACGACGACGTAGTCGACGTGGTCGGGGACCTCGGCCATCGTCGTCCGGTCGCGCAGGCGCCGGGCGGAGTCGGTGACGCGGTCGGCGATGCTCATGAGAACCACCCCGTCGGGGCCGGCTCGGTGTTCTCCCACACGTGCTTGGTCTCCTGGTACTCCTCGAGGCCGAGCTCGCCGAGCTCGCGGCCGATGCCGGACTGCTTGTGCCCGCCCCACTCGGCGGGGGCGACGTAGGGGTGGTAGTCGTTGATCCACACCGTGCCCAGGCGCAGCGCCCGGGCGACGCGACGGGCGCGCTCCGGGTCGCCGGTCCACACGGCGCCGGCGAGGCCGTAGCGGGTGGCGTTGGCGAGCCGGACGGCCTCCTCCTCGGTGCGGAAGGTCTCGACCGTGAGCACCGGCCCGAAGGACTCCTCCTGGACGACGTGCATGCCGACGTCGCACCGGTCGAGGACGGTCGGCAGGTAGTAGTAGCCGTTCGCGAGGCGCTCGTCGTCGGGGCGGGCGCCGCCGCAGCGCAGCCGGGCGCCCTCGGCGAGGCCGGTCGCGACGTAGGCCTCGACCTTCTCGAGGTGCTGGGCGCTCGTCAGCGAGCCGGTCTGCGCGTCCTCGTCGAACGGCGGCCCCATCCGGATGCCCGCGGCGCGCTCGACGATCGCGTCGACGACCTCCTCGGCGACCGACTCCTCGACGAGCAGGCGCGCGCCGGCCGAGCAGACCTGGCCGGAGTGCAGGAACACCGCGGTCATCGCGTTGTCGATCGCGGCCTCGCGGTCGGCGTCGGCGAAGACGATGTTCGGGTTCTTGCCCCCGAGCTCGAGGGCGACGCGCTTGACGGTGTCGGCGGCCTGCTTCATGAGGTGCTTGCCGACGGCGAGGCTGCCCGTGAACGACACGAGGTCGACGCGCGGGTCGGTGGACATCGGCTCGGCGCACCCCGGGCCGGTCCCGAGGACGAGGTTGGCGACGCCGGCCGGGACGCCCGCCTCCTCGATCGCGCGCACCATGAGGATCGTCGAGTGCGGGGTGATCTCGCTCGGCTTGAGGACGAACGTGCTGCCCGCGAGCAGGCACGGCGCGACCTTCCAGCTGGCCTGCAGCAGCGGGTAGTTCCACGGGGTGATGAGCGAGCAGACACCGATCGGCTCGCGCACGACCCGGCTGCGCACGTGCTCCTGGCCCGGGTCGACCTCGCGGACGCGCTCGACGTCCTCGCCCTTGCCGGCGTAGAAGCGGAAGACGCTGACGACGTCGGCGACGTCGAGCTTCGCCTCCTCGAACCGCTTGCCGGTGTCGAGGGCCTCGGCGCGGGCGATCTCGTCGGTGTCGCGCTCGAGGAGGTCGGCGATGCGGCCCAGCGCGGCCGCGCGCTCGGTGGGCGGGGTGTCGCGCCAGCGGCCGTCGTCGGCCGCGCGGCGGGCGGCGTCGATCGCCGCGAGGGTGTCGGTCTCGTCGGCCTCGTCGACCTCGCCGACGGTCGTGCCGTCGGCCGGGCAGACGATGGTCCGGCGACCGCCGGCAGCGGCGCCGACCCAGGCGCCGTCGAGGTACAGGTCGGCCATGGTCGTCCTGACTGTCGGGGTGGGGACGGGTGGACCAGCCTGTCGGAGAGGCGCTCCGGCCGTCAAGGACCGCAGGTCAGGCGCGGGTCCTCAGCACTCGATGACGTTGACGGCGAGGCCGCCGCGCGCGGTCTCCTTGTACTTGACCTTCATGTCGCGCCCGGTGTCGCGCATCGTCTTGATCGCCTTGTCGAGCGAGACGACGGCCGAGCGGCCATCGCCGCGCAGCGAGAGCCGGGCGGCCGTGATGGCCTTGACGGAGGCGACGGCGTTGCGCTCGATGCAGGGGATCTGGACGAGCCCGCCGACCGGGTCGCAGGTCAGGCCGAGGTTGTGCTCGATGCCGATCTCGGCCGCGTTCTCGACCTGGCCGGGGGTGCCGCCGAGGACCTCGGCGAGGGCGCCGGCCGCCATCGAGCAGGCGGAGCCGACCTCGCCCTGGCAGCCGACCTCGGCGCCGGAGATCGAGGCGTTCTCCTTGTAGAGCGTGCCGATGGCGGCGGCGGTCAGCAGGAAGCGCACGACCCCGTCGTCGTCGGCGCCCGGGACGAAGCGCGTGTAGTAGTGCAGCACCGCCGGGATGATGCCCGCCGCGCCGTTCGTCGGCGCGGTGACGATGCGCCCGCCGCTGGCGTTCTCCTCGTTGACCGCGAGCGCGTAGAGGGTGACCCAGTCCATCGCGGCGAGCGGGTCGCCGGCGTGCTCACGGCGCAGCTGGCGCACGAGCCGGGGCGCGCGGCGCTGGACGCGCAGCCCGCCGGGCAGGACGCCGTCGGTGCGGCAGCCGTTGTCGACGCACTCCTGCATGACGGCCCAGAGGTGCAGCAGGCCGGAGCGGACCTCGGCCTCGGTGCGCCACGACAGCTCGTTGGCGAGCATGACGCCGCTGACCGGCAGGCCGGTCTCGGCGCAGCGCTGGAGCAGCTGGTCGCCGGTCGTGAAGGGGTACCGGACGGGCGTGTGGTCGGGGACGATCTCGTTCTGCCCGACCTCGTCCTGGTCGAGGACGAACCCGCCGCCGACGGAGTAGTACTCGCGGGTGCGCAGGGGCTCCTCGCCGTCGGTCGGGTCGGCCGAGGCCCACGCCGTGAAGCGCATCCCGTTGGAGTGGAAGGGCAGGGTCGCGCGGCGGTGCAGGACGACGTCGGTGTCGGGGTCGCAGAGCACGTCGTGAGTACCGCCGAGGTGCAGCGTGCGGGCGGCGCGGACCTCGTCGACGCGGTGCTCGGCGGCGCGCGGGTCGGTGCTCTCGGGCGCCTCGCCCTCGAGGCCGAGGAGCACGGCCTTGACCGAGCCGTGGCCGTGGCCGGTGGCGCCGAGCGAGCCGAAGAGCTCGGCCCGGACCCGGCCGACGCGGGGGAGCAGCCCGTCCTCGCGCAGCGACGCGGCGAAGGAGTGGGCGGCGCGCATCGGGCCGACGGTGTGCGAGCTCGAGGGACCGATGCCGACGCTGAACAGGTCGAAGGAGGAGATGGCCATGAGGCGCTCAGTGTGTCATCCGGGACGGGGTCCTGGGGACGGCCCCGCGGGCCCGTCGGTCGCACCGGCTACCGTCGGTGCCGTGACGGGCACGGGGGAGCAGGCGACGCCGCAGCAGGCGGCGTTCCCCGGCATGCCCGAGCCCTTGTGGGGCGGCAGCCCGAGCAAGCTGCTCACCTTCCTCGACTGCCCGCGCCGCTACCGGCTGGCCTACCTCGACCGGCCCCGGCCGCCGGCCCGCGCGCAGCGGGCGCACACCTCCCTCGGCAACGCCGTGCACAACGCGCTGCGCGACTGGTGGGACCAGCCCGAGCGCACCCCGCAGGCCGGGGCCCGCCTCGTGGAGAGGGCCTGGATCGACGTCGGCTTCCGCGACGCCGCCCAGTCCGCGCGCTGGCGGGCCCGGATGCAGGACGCCGTCGTCGCCTACCTCGAGCGCTCCGGGCCGCAGCAGCGGCCCGTCGGCATCGAGCGCACGGTGTCGTTCGTCAGCGAGGACCTGCGCGTCCAGGGCCGCATCGACCGGCTCGACGACCGCGACGGCGAGCTGGTCGTCGTCGACTACAAGACCTCGCGCCGGGTCTCGACCGACGACGAGGCGCGCACCTCGCTGCCGCTCGCGCTGTACGCCGCCGCCGTCTGGAAGATGTTCCGGCGCCCGGTGCGCCGCGTCGAGCTGCACCACGTCCCCTCGGGCACGGTCGCCGCGCACGAGCACACCGGCGAGTCCATCGGCCGGCACGTCGAGCGGGCGCGCTCGATCATGCGCGACGCGCGCCGGGCCGACGCCGACTTCGCCCGGCACGGGGCGGAGTCCACGATGTTCCCCGCCGTCACCGGGCCGCTGTGCGGCTGGTGCGACCTGCGGGCGCACTGCCCCGAGGGGCAGGCCGCCGCCCCCGAGAAGGCCGACTGGGCCGCGCTCGAGGACTGAGGGCCGGCGCCCGCTCAGCCGAGCTCCTCGAGGACCGCCGGCAGCACCTCGTGCATGTCGCCGATGACCGCGTAGTCGGCCTTGGTCACCATCGGGGCGTCGGCGTCGGTGTTGACGGCGATGATCGTCCGGCTCGAGGCGCAGCCCGCCCAGTGCTGGATCGAGCCCGAGATGCCGCAGGCGAGGTAGAGGTCGGGGGCGATGCGCGAGCCGGTCTGGCCGACCTGCTCGTGGTGCGGCCGCCAGCCGAGCGAGGTGACGACGCGCGAGACGCCGACCGCCCCGCCGAGCCGCTGCGCGAGGGCGTCGACGGCCGCGAAGCCGTCCGGCCCGCCCGCGCCGCGGCCCGCGCCGACGACGACCTTGGCCGCGGCGAGCCCTGAGCTGTCGCCCCGCTCGCGCCGCTCGACCCGGACCACCTGGGCGCGCAGGTCCTTGGCGTCGAGCGCCACGGCCAGCGGCTGGACCCGGGCCTCGCCGGGGGTGTCGGCGGGGGTGGGGTCGACGGCGTGGCCGGCCATCGACAGCAGCCGGACCCGGCTGGGCACGGTCGCCCGCTCGAGCGCGGCGCCGCCGACGACCTGGCGCTGGACGACGAGCGGCGAGAGCGACTCGACGGCGACGACGTTGGCGGCCATCCGCAGCCCGCGGCGGGCGGCGACGTGGGCGAGGACCTCGTTGCCGCGGCCGGTGCCGGGGGCCACGACGAGGTCGGCCCGGGCCGCGCGCCCGGCGGCCTCGACGACGGCGGCCCAGGCCGCCGCGGCGTAGCGCTCGAGCGCGGGGTCGGACGCCTCGTGGAGCACCGCGACCCCTGCCTCGCGGCAGTCGGCGAGCACCGCCTCCGGGGCGGCCCCGACGACGACGGCGTGCAGGTCGCCGGCCCCGAGGGAGCGGGCGAAGGCGAGGGTCTCGCGGGAGACGAGCGAGGCCCGTCCCTCCTCGACCTCGACGAGGACGACGACGCTCACGCGTGCACCACCTTGAGCTCGCGCAGGACGGCGACGAGGGCCGGCGCGGCGGTCGGCCCCTCGCCGAGGACGGTCACCTGGCTCGGGGGTGCCTCGGGCACCGAGAGCGCCTCGCGCCCCGACCCGCCGGGCGTGCCCGACCACGTCATCCGCTCGACCTCGGCCTTCTTCGCGCGCATCCGCCCCATGACGCTCGGGTACTTCGGGGCGACCCCGCCCTCGAGGACGGTGGCGACCGCGGGCAGCGCGACCTCGTAGACCTCGGTGCCCTCCGGTCCCTCGGCGTGGAGGGTCGCGACGTCGCCCTCGACGGCGACCGTCTGCACCCCGGCGACGACCGGCCGGTCGAGGAGGTAGGCCAGCCGCACGCCGACCTGGAAGTCGCCGGTGTCGGCGGCGTCGTTGCCGAGCAGCACGAGGTCGTACGTGGTCCCCGCGTCGGCCCGCGCCCCGACGGCCTGCGCGACGGCCTCGGCGACGTCGGCCGGCCCGAGGAGGTCGGCGTCCGCCTCGACGAGGACGCCGTCGGTGGCGCCGACGGCGATGCCGGCGCGCACCTGCTCGAGGCTGTCCTCGGAGCCGACCGACAGCACCGTCACGGTGCCGCCGGAGGGCTCGGCGACCTGCACGGCCAGGGCGACGGCGGCCTCCTCGTGGGCGCTCGTCGTGTAGCCGGCGAACCGGCCGTCGACGCGCAGCCCGTCGGCGGTGAGGACGACCTCGCCGGTCGGGTCGGGGACGCGCTTGACGCAGACGAGGACGTTGGTCACGCCCGCCCCCGGATCCGCAGGTTGTCCGGGTCGAACAGCGGCGTCGCGTCGGCGGCGGCCACGGTGACCGGGTAGAGCTCCTCCATGTACGACACCGCCAGCTCCGTCCCCACGGTGGCGACCTCCGGCGGGAGGAAGGCCATGAGCACGTGCTTGCCGAGGCTCGGCGCGGAGCCGGCGGTCGTCACGTACGGGTGGCGGCCGTGGCCGTCGGTCAGCGTGCCGCCGTCCCGGGTGAGGACCGGCTCGCCCCCGAGCATGTACCGCTTCACCCCGGAGGCCGAGGTGTGGTCGTCGACGGTGAGCGAGCACAGGACGGTCTTCGGGGCCTGGTCGGCCTGCGCGACGACGGCGTCCTTGCCGATGAAGTCCTGCTCCTTCCACTTCGCCCGGGACATGCCGGTCTCCATCAGCGTGCGCTCGGTGTCGAGCTCGTACCCGTACGCGCGGTAGCCCTTCTCGATCCGGCCGGTCGTGCCGTAGACGCCGATGCCGACGGGCACCATCCCGAGCGGCGTGCCGGCGTCGAGGAGCCTGCGCCACAGGGCGGCTCCCGCCTCGAGGGGCACGTAGAGCTCCCACCCGAACTCACCGACGTAGGAGATGCGCGAGGCGAGCACCGACAGGGTGCCGACCTCGATCTCGCGGCATGTGCCGAAGGCGAAGGCGCCGGGGGAGACGTCGGTGTCGGTGAGGCCGGAGAGGATCTCGAGCGCCTTCGGGCCCCACAGGCCGATGGTCGTCCAGCTCGAGGTGAGGTCGACGACGACCGCGCCGCCGTCGTCGGGCATCCGGTCGGAGAACCACTTCTTGTCCGCCATGCCGTGCGCGCCGCCGGTGACGACCCGGAAGCGGTCGTGGGCCAGGCGCATCACCGTGAGGTCGGAGCGGAAGCCGCCGCGCTCGTCGAGCACCGGCGTGTAGACGACCCGCCCGATGCGGACGTCGGCCTGCGCCACGATGATCCGCTGCACGGCCTCGAGCGCGCGGGGCCCGACGACGTCGAAGATCGCGAACGCCGAGAGGTCGACGAGCCCGGCGGCCTCGCGCATCTGGAGGTGCTCGGCGTTGATGATCGGGCTCCACCAGCGGGCGTCCCACTCGTGCTCGCGCGGCATCGTCTGCTCGGGGCCGAACTTCTCGACGAGGCCGGCGTTCGAGGTGTACCAGTGCGGGCGCTCCCAGCCGGCGGTCTCGTAGAAGACGGCGCCGAGCTCCTGCTGCGAGGCGTGCATCGGGGCGAGGCGGACGTCGCGGTTGCTGCCGTACTGCTCGGCTGGGTGGACGATGCCGTAGGTCTTGATGAACGACTCGGACGTGCGCGCCTTGACGTGCGCCCGCGTCTTCTGGTGCGGGTGGAAGCGCGCGATGTCGCTGTGCCCCAAGTCGATCTCGGGGTTGCCGTGGGTCATCCACTCGGCGACGGCCCGGGCCGTGCCGGGGCCCTCCTTGATCCAGACGGCGGCGGCCGACCAGAGGCCCTTCACCTCGGGCGTCTCGCCGAGGACCGGGTAGCCGTCGGGCGTCAGCGAGAGGAGGCCGTTGATGGCGTAGCGGATCTCGGCCCGCTCGTCGCCGAGCAGCTCGGGCATGAGCTCGAGCGCCTGCTCGAGCTGCGGGTCGAAGTCGTCCTCGGTGAACGGCATCTCGGTGGGGGAGAGCTTGCTCTGCTCGATCGAGGGGATGTCCTCGGGGTCCCAGAGGATCGCCCGGTGGGCGTAGGAGCCGACCTCCATGTCGGAGCCGTGCTGGCGCTCGTAGCAGAACGTGTCCATGTCGCGCACGATCGGGTAGCTGATCTCGCCCGGCTTCTCGGCGAGCACCTCGCACGGCCCGACCGAGATCATCTGGTGCACGGCGGGGGTCAGCGGGATGTGCGCGCCGGCCATCCGGGCGATCTTCGGGCTCCACACGCCGCAGGCGATGACGACGGTCTCGGCCTCGATGCGGCCCTGGTTGGTCTCGACCGCGCGGATGCGGCCGTCGACGACCTCCATCCCCGTCACCTCGACGTTGGGGACGGTCGTCAGGGCGCCGCGCTCGAGCGCGCGCTCGCGCATGATCGTGCCGGCGCGCAGGCTGTCGACGACGCCGACGGTGGGGAACCACGCGGCGCCGATGATGACGTCCTTGTCGAGGAAGGGCACCTTCTCGGCGACCTGCTCGGGGGTGACGAGCTCGGCGGGGATGCCCCACGCCTTGGCGCTGCTCATCCGCCGGCGCAGCTCCTCCATCCGCTCCTCGGTGCGCGCGACCTCGAAGCCGCCGGACTCGGTGAAGACCCCGAGCTCCTTGTACTGGCGCATCGAGTCGAGCGTGATGTCGGCGAACTCGCGCGAGTGGTCGACCGGGAAGATGAAGTTGCTCGCGTGGCCGGTGGAGCCGCCGGGGTTGGGCAGCGGCCCCTTGTCGAGCTGGACGATGTCGGTCCACCCGAGCTCGGCGAGGTGGTGGACGAGCGAGTTCCCGACGATGCCGGCGCCGATGACGACGCAGCGCGCGGAGGCGGGGAGAGCGGCCATGGGGTGGTCCTTCCGTCACGCCGGTGGTGCGTATCGCGCAACCCGGCGCTCATCGTGCAACACGTCCGCACAGCATGGCAGACGGCGGACGCCGTGCCAACCGGTCGTCCGCCGTCCGGCTCACGCGTCCCGGCGGGCCGCCGGGTGCTCGCGCAGGTGCCGCCGGATCGGCCCCTGGAGGGTCGACTCGAAGGTCTCCTGGCGCAGCGCCTTCCACAGCGAGAAGCACAGCGCGATGAGCACCATGAGGAACGGGAAGCCGATGATGATGACCCCCGTCTGCAGGGCCCCGAGACCGTCCTCGCCCCCGCTGACGAGCAGCACGGTCGCGACGGCGCCGGTGGCCACGCCCCAGAAGACGACGAGCGAGCGCCGGGGCTCCTCGTCGCCGCCCTGGCTGAGCATCCCCATGACGATGGAGGCCGAGTCGGCGCCGGTGACGAAGAAGATCGCGATGAGGAAGACCGCGAGGGCGACGGTGACGCTCGCGACCGGGTACTCGCGCAGGGTGCCGAAGAGCGTGTTCTCCAGGCCCGAGTCGACGAGCGCCTTCATGTCCTCGCCCTTCGTCAGCTGGAGGTCGAAGGCGGCGCCGCCGAGGATCGAGAACCAGACGAACGAGACGAGCGAGGGGATCGCGATGACGAAGACGACGAACTGGCGGATCGTGCGGCCCTTGGAGATGCGGGCGATGAACATCCCGACGAAGGGGGTCCACGAGACCCACCAGGCCCAGTAGAAGATCGTCCAGCCGTTGAGCCACTCGCTGCCGCCGAAGACGCCGGTGCGGAAGCTCATCGTCGGCAGGTGGGTCAGGTAGCCGCCGATCGACTCGGTGAAGGTCGAGAGGATGAAGACCGTCGGCCCGACGACGAAGAGGAACAGGGCGAGCAGCGCGGCCGCGACGGCGTTGGCGTTGGAGAGCCACTTGATGCCCTTGTCGATGCCGCTCACGGCGGAGACGACGAAGCAGAGCGTGAGGACGGCGATGACGACGACCGCGGCGGTCGTGCCGTAGCCGTCCTGGCCGAAGACGTCGGCGAGGCCGCCGGTGATCTGCAGCGCGCCGAGGCCGAGCGAGGTCGCCGAGCCGAAGAGGGTCGCGAGGATCGCGAGGGTGTCGATGCCCTTGCCGGCCGCGCCGTCGACGCGGTCGCCGAGCAGCGGCCGGAACGCCGCGCTGATGAGGTTGCCCGAGCCCTTGCGGTAGGCGAAGTACGCGATGGTCAGCCCGATGACGGCGTACATCGACCAGGGGTGGAAGCCCCAGTGGAAGAACGTGTACTCCATCGCGAGGTGTGCGGCCTCGTCGCTGCCCGGCGCGGCGAGCCCGAGCGGCGGGGTGTTGAGGTGGGTCAGCGGCTCGGCGACGCCGTAGAACATCAGGCCGATGCCCATGCCGGTCGCGAACATCATCGACACCCACGAGAAGGTCGAGAACTCGGGGACGGAGTCGTCGGCGCCGAGCTTGATGTTGCCGTAGCGGCTGACGGCGAGGAAGGCGCTGAAGAGGACGAAGCCACCGCTGGTCAGGACGAAGAACCAGCCGAAGTTCGTCGTGATCCAGCCGAGGATGCTGCCACCCGTCTCGCCGAAGCCCTCGCCGTCGACCGCGCCGTAGACGAGGACGAGCAGCGCGAGGGTAGCCGCGACCCCGAAGACGACCTTGTCGACGGGGGAACGCCGGTGCGGTTCCGGCGCCTGCTCGGTGGTCAGCGGAGGTGGTGTCGTCGTCGCCATGGCCGTGCCCCTCGGTTGCGCTGGACGGAACGCTGTGCGCATCGCACAACACCTGCAGTGTGAGGTGGATCACTCACGCCGTCAACGGCCGCGTGCCGCGACGCCCGGGTGGGCGCCGCGGCACGGGGGGTGGTGCGGGGGTCAGGACAGCCAGGCGGCGACCTTGTCGGGGTTGGCGTCGACCCACCTCTTGGCCGCGTCCTCCGGCGTCATGTTCTGGTTGGCGATCATCTCGGAGACGGCGTTCTGGTCGTCGTTGGTCCACTGGAACTTCTTGATGAGGTCCACTGCGGGAGAACCGGACTCGGCGAACTTGGTCGAGATGAGCTTGTTGAGCTCGTACGGCGGGTAGTCGCACGCGACCTTCTTGGCGTCGGCGTCGCAGCCGTCGGTGTAGGTCGGCAGGTTGACCTTGACGAGCTTCATCTCGGAGAAGAACCACTGCGGGTCGTAGAAGTACGCGAGCAGCGGCGTCTTGTTCTTCTCGGCCTGCCGGAAGCTCGTGATGAGCGCCGCCTCCGAGCCGCCGGTGACGACCTTGTAGTCGAGCTTGAGGTTGGTGACGAGGGCCTCGTCGTTCGTCACGTACGAGGGGTCGCCGTCGAGCAGCTGGCCCTTGCCGCCGGACTCGGAGGTCTTGAACATCGACGCGTACTTGTTGAGGTTCTGCCAGTCCGTGATGTCCGGGTACTTCTCGGCCATCCACGGCGGGACGTACCAGCCGATGATCCCCCGGTTGCCGGTGAGGCCGGCGTCCTGGACGGACTTCTGCTCCTCGACGTACTTCTTCGTCAGGTCGGCGTGGCCCCAGTTCTCGACGATGGTGTCGATCGAGCCCGACGCCATGCCCTGCCAGCCGACCTCCTCCTTGACGTCGGGGTACGTGACCTTGCAGCCGAGCTTGCTCTGCGCGACGTAGCCGATGACGTGGGCGTTGCTCACGTACCCGGTCCACGGGTTGACGGCGATCCGCAGGTCGCCGCACTCCTTGCCGCCGCCGCCGGCCGACCCGGAGGCGCTCGGCTGCTCGATGTTGCCGCCGCCGCAGGCGCTCAGCCCGAGGGCGATGACGGCGGCGGCCGCGGCCAGCGCGCTCCGGTGGGTTGCTCGTGCCATGGGCTGGACCTCTCTCCTGTCCGCGGTCCTCCGCGGGTCGTGGTGGGGTGCCCGGCTCATCGGCCGAACCGGGCGGCGGCGTGGCGGGCGATGCGGTCGAGCATGATCCCGAGCGCGGTGATGGCGAAGCCGGCGGCCAGGCCCTTGCCGAAGAGCTGGCCCTGGACGAAGCCCTGGACGATGAGGTAGCCGAGGCTGCCGCCGCCGACCATCCCGCCGATGACGACCATCGACAGGACGTAGAGCAGGCCCTGGTTGGTCGCGAGCACGAGGGCCTCGCGGGCCATCGGCAGCTGGACCTTCGAGATCATCTGCCAGCGGGTGATGCCGGTGGAGCGCGCCGCCTCGACGGTCGCCGGCGAGACGCCGCGCACCCCGTCGGCGACGAGCTTGGTGGCGATCGGGACGGCGTAGGCGACGGCCGCCATGATCGCCGTGAAGCGGGTGGCCGCGAAGAGCGCGAGCGCCGGCACGAGGTAGACGAACGCGGGGATCGTCTGGAAGCCGTCGAGGAAGGGCCGGATGACGGTGTCGGCCCGCCGCCCCCGGCCCATCGCGACGCCGAGGACGACCGCGACGAGCATGACGATGAACGTCGCGACGAGGGTCATCGTCAGCGTGACCATCGCGTCGTACCAGAGGCCGGTGCCGAGGATGACGGCCTCGCAGACGAGGGTGACGACGGCCGGGCGCCAGCCGCCGAGGAGGTACGCGACGGCGAGGAGGACCAGCGCCATGACCCACCACGGCAGGTCGGACATGAGCGACTGCAGCGGGTTGAGCATGACCGCCGTGACGAGGTCCTTGAACCCGTTCGTCACGCCCGAGATCGTGTCGACGACCGCGTTGGTCAGGTCGTTGATGTGCCCACCGAGGGGGCCGGCGGTCAGCTCGCCGAGCACCGGCACGCCGGAGAGATCGGGGAACTGCGAGAGCTGGAGGTAGCGCGTGGAGTAGAAGGCGCCGACGAGGACCGGGAGCAGGAGGACGGCGAGGACGAGCCGGCGTCCGCTCGGGGTCAGGAAGCGCCGGTCGGTGCCGCGCCCGCCCTCCTCGGTGGCCCAGCGGGGCAGCTTCTCGAGGACGATCGTGCGCCCCCCGAAGATGCCCGGTGAGCCGACGGCCGCCACGCGCTGGCCGGCGGGAGAGGAGCGCTCGCTCGCGGCGGTCGTCGTGCGGTCGAGCATGATCGCGATGAGGACGATGCCGAGGCCGGCGACCGCGGCGGCGCCGACGTTGAGGGTCTGCAGCGCGGAGATGACCGGCTTGCCGAGGCCGGGCCCGTTGACGAGCGCGGCGATCGTCGCCATCGAGAGGGCGGCCATCGTGCACTGGTTGATGCCGACGACGATCGTGCGCTTGGCCATCGGCAGCTGGACCTGCCGCAGCAGCTGGCCCTTGGTCACGCCGAGAGAGCGACCGGCCTCGATCGTGTTCTCCGCCACCGAGTTCAGCCCGTGCTCGGTGATCCGGACGAGGGGCGGCAGCGCGTAGACGAGGGTGAGGACGATGGCGCACGCCGGGCCGATGCCGAAGAAGAGGGCGATCGGCGTGAGGTAGGCGAAGGAGGGCATCGTCTGCATCGCGTCGAGCAGCGGCGTGACGACCGCGGAGGTGCGCCTGCTGCGCGACATCGCGATGCCGAGCGGCAGCCCGACGATCATGCAGATGACCACCGCGACGATCGTCACGATGAGCGTGTCGATGCCGTCGGTCCACAGGCCGGCGAGGCCGAGGAAGAGCAGGACGACGGTGACGAGGAGGGTCGAGCGCAGCCCGGCGAGCGCGTAGGTGACCCACGCGGCGAGGAGCACGACGCCGAACCAGCCCACCCAGTCGCCGGGCGTCACCGCGCTCAGGTGCTCCTGGAGCACCCCGACGAAGGTGTCGAGACCGCTCGCGATCGTGCCGAGCACGCCGTGGAAGAACCAGTTGTCCTGCCCGAGCAGCTGCACCCGGTCGCGGACGTCGTTGA is from Arthrobacter sp. NEB 688 and encodes:
- a CDS encoding aldehyde dehydrogenase family protein, with protein sequence MADLYLDGAWVGAAAGGRRTIVCPADGTTVGEVDEADETDTLAAIDAARRAADDGRWRDTPPTERAAALGRIADLLERDTDEIARAEALDTGKRFEEAKLDVADVVSVFRFYAGKGEDVERVREVDPGQEHVRSRVVREPIGVCSLITPWNYPLLQASWKVAPCLLAGSTFVLKPSEITPHSTILMVRAIEEAGVPAGVANLVLGTGPGCAEPMSTDPRVDLVSFTGSLAVGKHLMKQAADTVKRVALELGGKNPNIVFADADREAAIDNAMTAVFLHSGQVCSAGARLLVEESVAEEVVDAIVERAAGIRMGPPFDEDAQTGSLTSAQHLEKVEAYVATGLAEGARLRCGGARPDDERLANGYYYLPTVLDRCDVGMHVVQEESFGPVLTVETFRTEEEAVRLANATRYGLAGAVWTGDPERARRVARALRLGTVWINDYHPYVAPAEWGGHKQSGIGRELGELGLEEYQETKHVWENTEPAPTGWFS
- a CDS encoding L-serine ammonia-lyase, with amino-acid sequence MAISSFDLFSVGIGPSSSHTVGPMRAAHSFAASLREDGLLPRVGRVRAELFGSLGATGHGHGSVKAVLLGLEGEAPESTDPRAAEHRVDEVRAARTLHLGGTHDVLCDPDTDVVLHRRATLPFHSNGMRFTAWASADPTDGEEPLRTREYYSVGGGFVLDQDEVGQNEIVPDHTPVRYPFTTGDQLLQRCAETGLPVSGVMLANELSWRTEAEVRSGLLHLWAVMQECVDNGCRTDGVLPGGLRVQRRAPRLVRQLRREHAGDPLAAMDWVTLYALAVNEENASGGRIVTAPTNGAAGIIPAVLHYYTRFVPGADDDGVVRFLLTAAAIGTLYKENASISGAEVGCQGEVGSACSMAAGALAEVLGGTPGQVENAAEIGIEHNLGLTCDPVGGLVQIPCIERNAVASVKAITAARLSLRGDGRSAVVSLDKAIKTMRDTGRDMKVKYKETARGGLAVNVIEC
- a CDS encoding PD-(D/E)XK nuclease family protein — protein: MTGTGEQATPQQAAFPGMPEPLWGGSPSKLLTFLDCPRRYRLAYLDRPRPPARAQRAHTSLGNAVHNALRDWWDQPERTPQAGARLVERAWIDVGFRDAAQSARWRARMQDAVVAYLERSGPQQRPVGIERTVSFVSEDLRVQGRIDRLDDRDGELVVVDYKTSRRVSTDDEARTSLPLALYAAAVWKMFRRPVRRVELHHVPSGTVAAHEHTGESIGRHVERARSIMRDARRADADFARHGAESTMFPAVTGPLCGWCDLRAHCPEGQAAAPEKADWAALED
- a CDS encoding electron transfer flavoprotein subunit alpha/FixB family protein, giving the protein MSVVVLVEVEEGRASLVSRETLAFARSLGAGDLHAVVVGAAPEAVLADCREAGVAVLHEASDPALERYAAAAWAAVVEAAGRAARADLVVAPGTGRGNEVLAHVAARRGLRMAANVVAVESLSPLVVQRQVVGGAALERATVPSRVRLLSMAGHAVDPTPADTPGEARVQPLAVALDAKDLRAQVVRVERRERGDSSGLAAAKVVVGAGRGAGGPDGFAAVDALAQRLGGAVGVSRVVTSLGWRPHHEQVGQTGSRIAPDLYLACGISGSIQHWAGCASSRTIIAVNTDADAPMVTKADYAVIGDMHEVLPAVLEELG
- a CDS encoding electron transfer flavoprotein subunit beta/FixA family protein; amino-acid sequence: MTNVLVCVKRVPDPTGEVVLTADGLRVDGRFAGYTTSAHEEAAVALAVQVAEPSGGTVTVLSVGSEDSLEQVRAGIAVGATDGVLVEADADLLGPADVAEAVAQAVGARADAGTTYDLVLLGNDAADTGDFQVGVRLAYLLDRPVVAGVQTVAVEGDVATLHAEGPEGTEVYEVALPAVATVLEGGVAPKYPSVMGRMRAKKAEVERMTWSGTPGGSGREALSVPEAPPSQVTVLGEGPTAAPALVAVLRELKVVHA